One region of Culex pipiens pallens isolate TS chromosome 2, TS_CPP_V2, whole genome shotgun sequence genomic DNA includes:
- the LOC120414084 gene encoding COP9 signalosome complex subunit 8, with product MFSEKIRQLTALLEKQELEAPNGIVSIQLYSELFAAYLYQNDLCNARFLWKRIPQSAKNGHAELEQMYKVYQCLWNNDTAGFYKVINHDWSKHVSELMFELKEKIQAETVNLIGRAYSSIFENVFAEMTNQTPDMIDEMCRTLNWEIMPGAQPRLIMPKHPAADKPIVVSSEDQLQKLTDFVSFLEN from the exons ATGTTTTCGGAAAAGATTCGACAGTTGACCGCTCTGCTCGAGAAGCAGGAACTTGAG GCGCCGAACGGGATTGTCTCGATTCAACTGTACTCGGAACTGTTTGCGGCCTATCTCTACCAAAATGATCT CTGCAACGCCCGGTTCCTGTGGAAGCGGATTCCCCAGAGTGCGAAAAACGGCCACGCCGAGCTGGAACAGATGTACAAAGTTTACCAGTGCCTGTGGAACAACGACACGGCCGGTTTCTACAAAGTAATCAACCACGACTGGTCCAAGCACGTGTCGGAGCTGATGTTCGAGCTGAAGGAGAAGATCCAGGCGGAAACGGTCAACCTGATTGGCCGGGCGTACAGCTCGATCTTCGAGAACGTGTTTGCCGAAATGACCAACCAAACGCCGGACATGATCGACGAGATGTGCCGAACGCTCAACTGGGAAATTATGCCAGGGGCGCAGCCGCGACTGATCATGCCGAAACATCCTGCCGCGGATAAACCGATCGTGGTGAGCTCCGAAGACCAGCTGCAGAAGTTGACCGATTTTGTTTCGTTCTTGGAGAATTAA